From the genome of Solanum stenotomum isolate F172 chromosome 5, ASM1918654v1, whole genome shotgun sequence:
TTTTTGAGCTGCTGACCTAAATGACCTTTGTTAAATGAGAAAGAGAATATTAAAGGGCTAGTTgaattgtataatttatttggGCTTTTGTTTATTCCTAAAAATAACAAGTGGGCTCAAGTCAACAATGTAGCCCAAAGTCCActaatattaaacaaaaaattgtgagaaagattaagaaaaatatataaattatatattaataaacatttttatgtataaaataaaattttaaaattacatatataatgtcgggttggtttggtctcgggttggttttttttagttaaaaccaaaccaacccaaatatagtcgggttttttttttcaataccaaaccaagccaaaccaaaccactagtcgggttttttttcggtttgactcgattcgcggtttggttcggtttgcggttcggttttgtacacccctatcAAGGGGTATTTGGGGGCCAGAAGATGGACAAAGAAtagttttgtaccaattcaaatagttGAAGAGTATGTTAAGCCCTTATCCgttttaattattcaaaatcaaatcctcacttaatttggattatTCAAAACTTCTTAAtcttctatataatatataaaataaatctcCCCCGATCGTTGTCATGCTATTAAATATATGATCATAACATCAATACGGATGTTTTGACACCCATAAGACGGACCAAAAACGAGTCAAAAGCAAAATTATGAAATTCACAcctgaaattttgaaattgactctgtCAGTTAGTTCCATTTATCTCAAGGAACTTTTTTCCTGAAAATGGGAACATTCCAAGCTCAGAAACTAATCAAAACAGCTCATGCAATAAAAACAACCAAAAATCACCATTATAGAGGTATGAGAGGTATTTTGGGATAAGAATTTACCTTTAAAACAACCCCCCCGATGATCCCAATATGTCGCTTCAACAAACAAATAGAGCCAAATATCAGTTCAATAAGAGCTCTAAAACTCAATTTATCGAGTTCACAATAATGCAATTGTGACTGAAATTCGGGACAAGTCTTTTAAATAAGACCAGTTAAATTAATTCTGCGAATGCGGGCCCATGGCCGCGATTGCGGTAGCCAACAAACCTGGGTCAACTCTGCCCTTCTCCGGGAACGCGGAACAGGCTCATGAACACGTAGGGTCAGGGACCCACACCTCTGCAAATACAGGACCAGACTCGTGAACACGGAGACCAATGTCATTGGCCTTCGCCAACGTAGTGCTAGCGCACGAACGAGCAGCAGAAATGGGGCTGCACCAACAAGTGTTGCACCAGCCCATACTTGGAATCGGCAAACTGCCCCGACGGGGGGCTTGGGATCCATTCGAAACCCCGTACAGGCAAATGAACCATGCTATCCCACCAAATTTGGCATTCTGGACTCAACGGTGATGTTGAAACTTCCAATGGGGGTTACTCGacaaaaagtgggtcctaaACTCAAACTCTGTTTTAAGCCAACATTCATGAGATGGCTCGAAATGGGCCTGGAAGCCTCGGGATCCGCACCAAAGGTCATTCTAGATCAAACTCAACGCGTTCAAGGGCTAACGAAGTCGCTATAATGTATTCTAAGGCAGTCTACCTGAGGTTTTGACCGAAGTCAACCGTACAAGGATCAGAAGCTTGAGAACACAAAACTCGCATAAAAACCAAATGAACGACTGATACGAACTGTTATTCCTAGTAAATCATAAATGATTTGGGATCTATATAGGAAAACTGTAAACGTCAAAAAGAACTCAATAAAGAGGAAATGACATGAAGGGACATTAAAATGTGATGTATGCTTTAACTATTTCATGTCACTATATTTCTTCAAATATACTATGAAGATAATGATGAAgagaacataaataaaacacGCAACAATATGGAACATTTCAATAAAACTAGTTGTTTAAACACAAACTTATTTGAAACAATTGATAGTCGATAGAAACAAAATAGGTCATTGATGCTTCAGAGACGAGATAAAGATATATGGAAGGCTTTACAAgttgattttactttttaaaactaGAAACAACTGCCTTGTAGTCTTGCAATATTCATCTTCCATCCATGCAGAAATCTCTTCGATTTTTTCCAAAGTCCTCTCAAACATTTCATCTGCAATTTTACTTCCAAAATGTATGGTGAACATTTCTTCAGAACCAGCTCTTATGTGATTGATGAAACTATTTGCATCAATGCCTGACTGGGGATTTGCCAGCTCCATTCTTTCAATGCTAAAACATCCATTTTTCTCTACCACTTTAGTCATGTCTTCAGTAGAGGGAAAATATACTGGAAAATTGAATGAGTCAACCACAGATTCTTCTACAATTCCCTGTATGAAAAAGAAAacgtgtcacataaaatggaataGAGGTAGTGACAGAGCTAAATGTGGGGGTTCAATTGAATCCCCTAATCGAATTTGCAATTTTTTGAATTCACTTATTAGGAGTTTTGACTCCACAATTGAATAGAAGATCCAAGATATTTAACATATACTCTAGTTCTTTCGTTTAAAGTGTCTTACCTTGACTACGACAtaagagtttaagaaagtaacatagacttttgaatcttacaattttaaactaaaaatatacataaatataccaAAATTTCATATTGTGATCTTAACCATGCCTTGTAAAATGTTATAATAGAAGAGTTTACTAGATTTAGACGATGCCTTTTTATTTAAAGACAAAAGAACAAATGAAAATAAGATGGCACATAAGttgaaagagagagagagagtataAGGTTATGAGTCGCTCACCACATTGACCATATCAATAAGGATAGACTCAAGAAATTTGAGCATCCTATATGTCAACTTATAGTCTTGTCATGTGAGATCGACGTCATAATTACAAAATTACTAAATTTAGAAAAAGTAGCATAAcatttttctctctttgaaaaacaaactaaaaaggaattaggatataaataaattgaaacagagagaCTATAAGGTTATGAGTGGCTGACCTCATTGACCATATCAATAAGACTAGACTCAAGAAATGTGAATATCCTAATCCAATTTTGGAGTACTGTATTTCACTTGGAATAGCTGGCAAAACAAGAACAATTAAGCCACCAGGAACAATTTCCTCTGCCCTTGCACTCAAGAATACTTCCATATCTTTGTGAAATTGAGCAACATAAGCATTCCATACTTCAATAGAAGCACCATCATAATGAATTCTTCTTTTATTCTTCATATCTTTTGGCATTTGGGACAACCATTGTAACGCATAACAAGAATACGCGATATGAAGAGAGCACGAGGGGAACAATCGTCCATAGAAAGAACCGGGAATTGCAGCTGCAAAATATGGCTTCTGATCGGAAAATAGTGATTTGAATAAGATATTGAAATCGTTCGTGATATGATCGTTGAAGAAAACTTGAAATTCGATTTCAGATTGAGAATGGTATTTATCTTTTATGGCCTCTACAATATTTTGCATTGCAAAATATGTGTTTGGTCCAACTGAACATCCCAGGTCTACAATAAGAAATGTTTTGGTTTgtatatcaaaattttcaataattgcCTCTCTGATCATCCCTTTTGCATTATCTGCAGCATTtctctacaaataaaataaaataaaaatttatgtaCCATTGCAAGAAGTAATACTTGATGACttttatacataatataatttttcgataaACAGTTCAATTCACTCAAGTCTATAGGTGATTAAAATGCTCCATATTTTCCTCTTCTACTTCTTGCATTACATGAATTTAGACACATAATTCTACCTAAGTTCAGCACAAATTTATGTAACATAGGCGAGTTTGGAGCTCAAAATAATTACTTCACGTGTCTCAATTTTTGTGGCATACTTTTCTgtttaatttgaaaatcaatCTTGATATTAGTCTATTATGTTTAAAGTCGAAGTGTGAGGCTAATAATAAAGCAACAACTGGTACTATAAAGAAGTGGTCAAAACTAGAGAGTTGACCGATTTGCAGATCATATAATGTAGCTGAAAATGAAAACTGGAATTTTGAGATGTTCgttcaaataagaaaaactgaatgaaattcataaatgtcttaattttattatctttttttttctcatatttcctccaaaaagaatgataccattatatattaagaaataatttaacttcaaaattttaaaaatctccttaatgaaaaaatatatatagctaCAAACTATACATTACCTGTAATAAGGAGTTTTTAGTGTAGCTAGATACACCTTCACCACCCTTCATGGGGAAAAATCGTGCCATTGAGGAATTTAagatcttttaattttttgcttaCAGACTTAATTTGCCAAAAGAAActgcatatatatataacaattttgCAAGCAAAGCCTTATTTATGTGCAATTAAAGACAATAATTTTGATATAGACATAAGATCTTATTCTTGATATGTTTAATTAACAGATTGCTTAATTATagtgatatatttttaaaaaaatatatgtgattaCATGATGATTAAAACAATATACCCATAATCAATATTTAAAtgtaacaataatataatacaacCACCTAACTTATTGCTCTAATTTACTTAGGTAGCCCGTGCATATTAGATCTTatgataactttttttttttaaaaccaaaattttgCTCCAAGTGTTTTAAAGTATATACAGTAATATGTTATTACAACAgtatttgtttgttgttttttctaatagtagttatttttatgtaatagtgtaatttttcattttaataagggaaaatacataagtaCCCCAACCTATGTCCGAAATCTCAGAGatacacttatactatactaaggtcctattacccccgaacttattttataaataattttctaccccttttcggcctatgTGGCACTATCTTCTGGGTTCAatgcgtgttgacaattttttcaagctttctggttgatagtgccacgtaggccgaaaagaggtagaaaattatttataaaataagtttgggggtaataggaccttagtatagtataagtgtgtctctgggatttcgggtataagTTGGggagggggtacttatgcattttcccttttaataATGTCAGGAAGTCATGTCCTAGTTTTTAGGGGTAGCTAAGTTATGTATTTAAACTCTATGTTAATGCCATAAAATctaagtagaaaataatttaagtttttgaGTACTTTAACTCAAGAGATTAGAGACGAGCCAACACCATAGGTCATAGAaagaaaatatcatatttatctAGCAGTGTCCTATAACTAGATCCATAACAGAGTAGCAACTTGATATCAGAGACGAGAGTTATGAGAAAccaaattcaacatcaactgACACATTTAATAAACTTGGTCCAAGAAGCCAATAATTAGAGGGGCAACTATTATGCTTCTAATTATTTGAGAGCATTGATAATGCcattactataaaaaaaaaggtgcaTCGCATAGAAAATTGGGGCTAGGTTATTTATTTAAGGAACAAAAATGAAGATACATTCTACAGAGGAATCACTATTGTGATAATATAAGTTTAACAGTGTAAACTATCAAATTTACCATTCAAGTTCAATAATAACTACATTTGTTATGCATCTTTGAACTAATGCCCACAAACTAAACATAGCATAAAAATGCTAACATTTTTcacttaaataataaaatctaaatagcaattaaaaaatagaaaaaaataaaggtttcatttttttttgtaaaagcTAAAAAATACTAAGAATAACTACACCAAAGACTTAGTTGTAATGATCAATTAAGTAGTAACTGCTCAatgattaatatgaatttaacaTGTGTAATACCAGTGacattttatatatgaaaaaccattatattttctttctatCACTAACTCAAATGACCTCCTTTTCATTCCCAAAAACTTAAGCACCATCAATATAAGGTATCCATCCAACCTGCAACAtaaatgaaagtgaaaaattaaatatctaaattaaAGGTTAAAAAACCTATAAAACCCCCCCTAAATATCTtctaaagaaatatattattactaAAACTAAAtgggaaaaaggtctgaaatatattcgaactttgaccgaaattgctaTAACAATACCGAACTTTGGAAAGAACCTTTGACCCCccttgcactatttaatagtgtattttaaaggtatatatgtgcccacatggacatcataaatattgcatcattataaatagtaacgtgtTCATGTGGGgaaatatatacctttaaaatacaatattaaatagtgcgaggggggggggggggtgtggTAAAAGgccctccataaagtttggtatcgtagcaacaatttcggtcaaagttagagtatttttcagacccttttcccaaacTAAATTAGATTTAAagtttttgtaacaccccgattttttattgaactaagactcgaacccttCTTCGTTGTGAGTACAATTTTATCAAGGAATttaaggtcaggtcactagatataACACCTTgagttctaaaaaaaaaagaattaaagagaattcattcaagtcattgcTTAGTTCTTTTACGTTTTGTgttaacttcaaatgaccaGCACATGATTAGTTAGGAGATCCATAAGACaccaaatgaaaggtcttggaattctctttccaacgccgccaagtttgctaattttcgagctcgtatgagAGAGATATACCCGTTTGAAGTCGGGCTgcccaaataaggaaagttacccgaaaatatgaggggtattttggtcttttccttacccaactgGATTTAAACGTTTTTAGGAGTCTAAACTAATTAGAATTAGTTTCATTCATCCCTaaagtgtttagggtttagagagaagattcaagaggagaaaaagttcaaagtttcaagcgttcgttcaagaaattcaagattttgccaagaacctagttctttgaggtatgtaagcttctatagtgttgggtttgttcacccacatgccaatcatgagttttttttgcgaatctatccataaatatggagcaatttaatttttgatgagttcttgataagtttttttgaagtttccttatcgattaagttttgatgtaatattctacttgggtcaacttcaaacgactataTCTTTTAGAATGTAAAGAGTTATGTGGCCcgtaacctatcaaattaaaggtatttgaatctactttccaacgttACCAATTTCGCATCAATCCAATTTGtgagtaaaacgttatgactattttagtaacatGATACAGTGCTATTACGAATTAGCtgacgggaaaacattaaaaaggtcgtttttatttttttaactccaagaaaaccctaaacgaatttcttgactaataaaaggctcaaaacaatcagattttcatcttttaatccatcattctcttctttctcaaaccctagggcaaaaccctaaggaaaaatcaaagtagaagactccattcaagattctttaaATCTTTTCCAAGATTCTTTTTCAAGGaaagtctttctccaagaattacatacttttcaactcaaattcctccatacaattatgaatcactaatgaaaatcacaattcttggccatagagatttgaAGAAACTAATACAAGAATcttaagaaaggttttcttgatcgtttaccttcaagctagggtttcaaggcttttaATCaggttcttcttcaagaaccttgttcttccaggtatttaaggctatcatagtgttgaaATAGTTCgccctcacaccctacatctactttcaaatcagtgaaagagaaatctaggattctacccctagatttgagtattcttgagataaattaatttgagttcttgagatcatggttcttttaaaaattttattcctaattattgaatttctatatttttatgagATCCTtcagttgatttgttcatgtctataatttagcatgaaccctattttaagttataaatcttgagaagctttctaaagccaacacttgaaatttaaactgagtttttgcgAAAGTAAAGacgagttttgagaaaagagtttttaaagcatgattagtatgataatcgagtatgccatcaatgtatgagcaatATGGTATCTTGATATACAATCAATGTTTAAGAAGTATGGTATCTAGTTATGCCCTCAATGGTTAatcagtatggtatctagatataccatcaatgtttatgcagtattacttcccgagtcatcaatgatcatattaaaatatgattttgatatgtttttgagaaaaagttttcaagcatgaattgagtaagagtataagggtaCTATGTATTCCAgaggtatcaatttttacattgataaaagagaaactgagatttccaaaagagttttgagtagtttgagtaccatttcttttaagagaaagatttttgagtaataatctcaaaacacagaaagaattatctttttaaacatatgagctagtatattttgggagtagtattgagcaccgacaTGGGGGAGAGGTCATACAACTCACAGCCCCATAAACTATCTAGCTAATGTTGGTAGAaagggttatactttttagatgattccttaatgatttttagcatagactagtggatccacttagttgagaggttttATACCCCAAAAAGGTATAGGACATTTCTGGCAATGTGGGTGAGACGctatatcatcacatagctcatagcgatagttgtcggttagagaaactcccatagagttatattgtatttttttttatacaaagtaagttattattgtattcttcaatacatttaGTTGctatctattattttaaaagctttccatatatcacaccttttattattgctttatcttgagtttagtatcttgagttgagtatcttgagttgagtacctttaaGTTGTGTATcgtatctttgagttgagtatctaatctttgagttgagtatcttattcttgagttgagttgagtttagttgagtgagtttagaagaggtaagtatgtttcttttttatcaagttcaagcttatgtgtatgttttagaattccccttacattctcgtacattccatggactaagccatttggcctgcatcatttcatgatgcagatacatgtattcaggattatcatttcgttgaggtcatgtgatattccagtcagctttggtgagccttcttatattcAAGAggactttacctttaccttacaattagtagttttgagatgtcgtgggtcttgtcctgatatCTTTCtataatagtagaggcttcatagatacaAAGAGTTGAAGAGTTTTCTATATTTAGTTTCTTTTGAGTATTATTCAGACTTTCTTAAAGTTCACTATTGAAGTTCaatgaatttaatttagtttttaagcttttgcatgcttaagttagtcttccgcttgtagtcagctaggatgagggttcgcttggggaccaacaatggttcttgagtaccgaccacgtccagggtgtaggctcgggtcgtgacaaacttggtatcagagcacagagttcaagtgtcctagggtgtctatgaatcTGTGTTAGTAGggtcttgtttatggttgtgagggacCACTTCTATAAACGAGGGACTACAAACATTTAAGAAacgtttcccttctttcatactcttaatcgtgcaatagagctatgtcatagagactCATTCTAACTTGTACCTTCTCATATCCATTTGACAACCCCTCATACTAGAAGTGGTTGAAAAGAAATGTCAGTTCTTTATCGATGAGTTGCTCTTAGCAAagtcttgaggaagtcatgagactccaaaggggcttgagagaagctcgggagtgagttaagtgttgagttcaAGAAAATGCACTCATATTTATGTGAATCgtgcatttgagctaaaagtgagttgtactctcttctctaagccctgtttcagctgagatccttatgaggaagtatgtttagagcttgggtagtattttcatCCCTAAAAGGTAGCTTGAGTTATGAAATTATGAACAATAGTAGTGAAAGTGCctagagttagaggaaagtatgcagaggttcAATAATCTatgaaagggagatagtgatgggGCAAATTATGTTATTGCAATCATGCACCCAGTCATTTATAAGTGATGAGTTTCTTTATGAGTGGCATAAGGAATAATAATGTTGTAGAGAGTTCTTGATAGAAGGAAGAGGAATAGTTACTAGTCCGCATGAGATAGAGTATACTTTTAACCAGAATAGAGTTGATATCGATGTGCCATCGTGTTAGATGATACTAAACATATGTGTTGAATAAAAGCACAGAGTATTCAtaaagtgatagatctaagctaggcttatgatttgtttgaaaGGTTCATTATGTTTCAAAGGTTATAGAACCGATTAAGTAATGAGGTATAATAAGTGAGcaaatagtacttaagttgtaAAAAGGGGATGTAGAccagtttagagatgatggaaaaGGTCCATGGCTTCcaagtgtcagctttagacctaagggggagatgataagatgaggctttactatgagaaatagttaaatgagagcccttatTTGGTTTCGAGTAGTAATGCGAGAAATCCTAGTTGGTATGGCAGGGATGATAAGAGAATGAGAACTTCTTAGGGAGTTGGTTAGTAAGAGTCCATGGAATTGTTAGattactaagcttgaatgtggtgttgttaaacatGAGGTAGTTCTTGATCTGAGCCCAATGTTGATTAAATGTGGTGATAAAAAGTAATGTTCTTGGGATGAGAGTCCCTATAGAGGGTATAGAACCCGAATcttaggatttgggttaagcttgaatataataagagcataccattagacacagaccttagtaagagtaaccccattccatacccagtccaatcatcattcgaggacgaatgatcccaagggggagatattgtaacaccccaaatttttttttttaactaagactcgaacccttcttcgttgtgagtaagattttaccaaggaatttaaaatttcttaactgttaaggtcaggtcactagatatagcaccttcagttccaaaaaaaaaaaaagaattaaagagaattcattcaagtcattccttagttctttaaagttttgggtcaacttaaaatgaccataacttttagcacatgatgagttaggagacccataagctatcaaatgaaaggaaatggaatcctctttccaacaccattgtgtttgctaattttcgagctcttatgagggagatatgcttGTTTTGAAGTCCGActgtccaaataaggaaagttacccaaaatatgaggagtattttggt
Proteins encoded in this window:
- the LOC125863996 gene encoding loganic acid O-methyltransferase-like, yielding MARFFPMKGGEGVSSYTKNSLLQRNAADNAKGMIREAIIENFDIQTKTFLIVDLGCSVGPNTYFAMQNIVEAIKDKYHSQSEIEFQVFFNDHITNDFNILFKSLFSDQKPYFAAAIPGSFYGRLFPSCSLHIAYSCYALQWLSQMPKDMKNKRRIHYDGASIEVWNAYVAQFHKDMEVFLSARAEEIVPGGLIVLVLPAIPSEIQMLKFLESILIDMVNVGIVEESVVDSFNFPVYFPSTEDMTKVVEKNGCFSIERMELANPQSGIDANSFINHIRAGSEEMFTIHFGSKIADEMFERTLEKIEEISAWMEDEYCKTTRQLFLVLKSKINL